A single region of the Papilio machaon chromosome 13, ilPapMach1.1, whole genome shotgun sequence genome encodes:
- the LOC106717937 gene encoding protein RFT1 homolog: MGRNLLMSSLENASFNIILQILFRCITFVTNAWVIRNVGHEVLGIMNVRLLLLESTILFLSREPFHRACLGQKDEFSWSHIMNQIWLSVPISCVLSIGFVYIWVNILPLGQPEYASQYVFGCWSVAFSCILELCSANMALVAQLYCFVKLKVILDSVHILVRTLLFVSIIVYDRSMALIAFSVAQVGSIGVIVLSYYVFFYWYIRNKPLYAKGALKSKLVPEKVVNRLFDNMDDFTFTSLKDFFPKYEGSLNSLLNRKLNTLTISFAKQGVVKQLLTEGEKYVMSVSPVMTFKEQATYDVVNNLGSLAARFVFRPIEDSSYFYFTQMVKRELPIDKQDQYKIQESCTVLSQVCKIVSSIGLLVLVFGQSYSKTLLLLYGGEAFVESGLPVQLLKSHCLAIVLLAVNGITECYCFATMTSAQLNSYNYLMVFFSITFLVLSYALTYFFGPVGFIVSNCINMFARIVHSIHFINDKYKDTGYKPLKGLYVGKYFLLTLCIAGSVCKVSEYRILSHSMLTHIAVGGICFSLVLLSWGYENKDLIVKSYTKFRNKESKTSMD, encoded by the coding sequence atggGGCGCAATTTGTTGATGAGTAGCCTCGAAAATGCATCTTTCAATATAATTCTTCAAATTTTGTTTCGCTGTATCACCTTCGTGACTAATGCCTGGGTGATTAGGAATGTGGGGCATGAAGTGCTTGGGATAATGAATGTTAGACTACTGCTACTGGAGAGTACAATATTGTTTCTCAGTAGGGAACCATTCCACAGAGCTTGTTTAGGTCAAAAGGATGAGTTTAGTTGGAGCCATATTATGAATCAGATTTGGTTATCAGTGCCCATAAGTTGTGTTTTATCAATTGGTTTTGTGTACATATGGGTAAATATTTTGCCGTTAGGTCAACCGGAATATGCTTCTCAGTATGTATTTGGTTGTTGGTCTGTTGCATTCTCCTGTATTTTGGAGCTGTGTTCAGCTAATATGGCCCTTGTTGCacaattgtattgttttgtgAAACTTAAAGTAATCCTTGATTCTGTGCATATACTTGTAAGGACATTATTGTTTGTATCCATAATTGTGTATGATAGATCAATGGCACTTATTGCCTTCTCTGTAGCACAAGTTGGCAGTATTGGAGTTAtagttttaagttattatgtATTCTTCTATTGGTACATTAGGAATAAACCTCTATATGCCAAAGGAGcacttaaaagtaaattagttCCAGAAAAAGTTGTGAATAGATTGTTTGATAATATGGatgattttacatttacatctTTGAAAGATTTCTTTCCAAAGTATGAAGGTTCATTAAATTCTTTGTTAAATAGGAAGTTAAATACCCTGACTATTAGTTTTGCTAAACAAGGTGTGGTCAAGCAGCTGTTAACAGAAGGGGAGAAGTATGTTATGTCTGTAAGCCCTGTGATGACATTTAAAGAACAAGCTACTTATGATGTGGTAAACAATCTCGGTAGTCTGGCTGCCAGATTTGTTTTCAGACCTATAGAGGATAGTAGCTACTTCTATTTCACTCAAATGGTCAAGAGGGAGTTGCCAATTGACAAACAAGACCAATACAAGATCCAAGAATCATGCACTGTCCTGTCACAAGTGTGTAAGATTGTCAGTTCTATTGGGTTGCTTGTTCTTGTGTTTGGACAGAGTTattcaaaaactttattattattgtatggTGGGGAAGCCTTTGTTGAGAGTGGATTGCCTGTCCAATTACTCAAAAGTCATTGTTTAGCTATAGTTTTGTTAGCTGTAAATGGTATAACAgaatgttattgttttgcaACAATGACTAGTGCACAACTTAACAGTTACAATTATTTGatggtatttttttctataactttCCTTGTATTATCTTATGCATTGACATATTTCTTTGGTCCTGTTGGTTTTATAGTGTCTAATTGTATCAATATGTTTGCTAGAATTGTGCATAGTATTCATTTTATCAATGATAAGTATAAAGATACTGGTTACAAACCATTAAAAGGTTTGTATGTaggcaaatattttttgttgactCTATGTATTGCCGGTAGTGTTTGTAAAGTTTCTGAATATAGAATATTGTCTCATTCAATGTTAACTCATATAGCTGTAGGAGGTATATGTTTTTCACTAGTTCTACTTTCTTGGGGCtatgaaaataaagatttgattgtaaaATCGTATACCAAGTTCagaaataaagaaagtaaGACATCAATGGATTAG